The proteins below come from a single Chitinophaga pinensis DSM 2588 genomic window:
- the plsY gene encoding glycerol-3-phosphate 1-O-acyltransferase PlsY, which yields MTELLLLFCAYLIGSVPTAVWVSKGVFGMDIREYGSGNAGATNTFRVLGPKAGSFVMLVDMLKGVMAVRLAYLVGYYQNPEHLTEVTTQLVNFQIGLGLAAVLGHIFPIWANFRGGKGIATLFGLVLAIQPLVAICCVGVFLLSLSLTRYVSLSSISASIAFPILILYIFNEPEVFYRIFAIAVALMVVLTHQKNIFRLINGNESKVPLFRNRRDKK from the coding sequence ATGACAGAATTATTGTTACTATTTTGTGCTTATCTGATCGGTTCCGTACCTACCGCGGTATGGGTGAGTAAAGGCGTTTTTGGTATGGACATACGGGAGTATGGCAGCGGCAACGCCGGTGCTACCAATACCTTCCGTGTACTGGGACCAAAGGCGGGCTCTTTTGTGATGCTGGTAGATATGCTCAAAGGAGTAATGGCCGTGCGTCTGGCTTATCTCGTTGGCTACTATCAGAATCCTGAGCACCTGACAGAGGTTACCACACAGCTGGTGAACTTTCAGATCGGCCTCGGACTGGCAGCAGTGCTGGGACACATTTTTCCTATCTGGGCAAACTTCCGTGGCGGTAAAGGTATCGCTACCCTGTTTGGCCTTGTACTGGCTATTCAGCCGCTGGTGGCAATCTGCTGCGTAGGCGTATTTCTGCTGAGCCTTTCCCTGACAAGATATGTATCCCTGAGCTCTATTTCCGCCAGTATCGCTTTCCCGATTCTGATCCTGTACATCTTTAACGAGCCCGAAGTATTCTACCGTATTTTTGCCATCGCTGTCGCACTGATGGTAGTACTGACACACCAGAAAAACATTTTCCGTCTTATCAACGGTAACGAGAGCAAAGTTCCTTTATTCCGGAACAGGAGAGACAAAAAATAA
- the hemL gene encoding glutamate-1-semialdehyde 2,1-aminomutase: MYTQSKALFEKAKQVIPGGVNSPVRAFKGVGGSPIFMKSAKGAYMYDVDGKRYIDYINSWGPMIMGHAYEPVVKAIQEYATYSTSFGAPTELEIKIAELIISMVPNIEQVRMVNSGTEACMSALRLARGYTGRNKFIKFEGNYHGHADPFLVSAGSGVATLDIQSVPGVTQTVANDTLTAPYNNLPAVEKLIAENPDQIAAIIVEPVAGNMGCILPQEGFLQGLRNLCDEHNILLIFDEVMTGFRLARGGAQELFGIKADLVTFGKIIGAGMPVGAFAGSKEIMEHIAPAGKIYQAGTLSGNPIAMIAGYTLLQTLNENPDIYRQLAEKAAYLAGGLQSVLSAAGIVHQVNNLGSMMSVHFAEYPIINFEAASGANNELFKHFFHAMLERGIYLPPSAFESWFLSSALTTEDLDATVDAARSAIQSIHS, encoded by the coding sequence ATGTACACGCAAAGCAAAGCATTATTCGAAAAAGCAAAACAGGTTATTCCCGGTGGAGTAAACTCCCCTGTTCGCGCCTTCAAAGGCGTAGGCGGCTCTCCTATCTTCATGAAAAGCGCTAAAGGCGCCTATATGTATGATGTGGACGGGAAACGTTACATTGATTATATCAATTCCTGGGGGCCGATGATCATGGGACATGCCTATGAACCGGTAGTGAAGGCAATTCAGGAATATGCCACTTATTCCACCTCTTTTGGCGCACCTACAGAACTGGAGATCAAAATAGCAGAACTGATCATCAGTATGGTACCGAATATAGAACAGGTGAGAATGGTGAATTCAGGTACGGAAGCCTGTATGTCAGCACTGAGACTGGCCAGAGGTTACACCGGCCGCAATAAATTTATCAAGTTCGAAGGTAACTATCATGGTCATGCAGATCCGTTCCTGGTAAGTGCAGGTAGCGGCGTAGCCACCCTGGACATACAATCTGTACCGGGTGTTACGCAGACCGTAGCCAACGATACGCTTACCGCTCCTTACAATAATTTACCGGCTGTGGAAAAGCTGATAGCAGAAAATCCTGACCAGATTGCCGCTATTATAGTAGAGCCTGTTGCCGGTAACATGGGTTGCATCCTGCCACAGGAAGGCTTCCTGCAGGGTTTGCGTAATCTCTGTGACGAACATAATATCCTGCTGATCTTCGATGAAGTGATGACAGGTTTCAGATTAGCGCGCGGCGGGGCACAGGAACTGTTCGGTATTAAAGCAGATTTGGTTACCTTTGGCAAGATAATTGGCGCAGGTATGCCTGTAGGCGCCTTCGCAGGAAGTAAAGAGATTATGGAACATATAGCCCCTGCGGGAAAAATTTACCAGGCAGGAACATTAAGTGGTAATCCGATTGCCATGATTGCAGGCTATACATTGTTGCAGACGTTAAACGAGAATCCTGATATTTACCGGCAGCTGGCAGAAAAAGCCGCATATCTCGCCGGGGGATTACAATCTGTACTAAGTGCAGCAGGGATTGTACACCAGGTCAACAATCTCGGATCTATGATGAGTGTTCATTTTGCAGAGTATCCTATTATCAATTTTGAGGCTGCTTCAGGCGCCAACAATGAGTTGTTCAAACACTTCTTTCATGCTATGCTGGAACGTGGTATATACCTTCCGCCATCTGCATTTGAAAGCTGGTTCCTCAGCTCAGCCCTGACAACAGAAGATTTAGACGCGACCGTAGATGCTGCCCGTTCAGCTATACAGTCTATACATAGTTAA
- a CDS encoding M48 family metallopeptidase: MQKKLLLLGTGLALITACAKVPITGRSQLNLIPESTMQSMALQEYQSFLSQNKTVAATTSKDAEMVKRVGQRIANAVTKYMNDHGAGSQIANYKWEFNLVDSKEVNAWCMPGGKVVVYTGLLPVTQNETALACVMGHEIAHAIARHGNERMSQQVVAQGIQVAGSVALNRNPAAQNIFLQSFGVGGNLGMLAYSRKNELEADHLGVIFMAMAGYNPQESIPFWQRMASQSGGNKPPEITSTHPSDERRVAELQRLMPEAMKYYTPIK; encoded by the coding sequence ATGCAAAAGAAACTTCTTCTTCTCGGTACGGGCCTGGCGCTGATCACAGCATGCGCCAAAGTACCTATTACTGGCCGCAGCCAGTTAAACCTGATCCCTGAAAGCACCATGCAATCTATGGCCCTCCAGGAATATCAGAGTTTTCTTTCTCAGAATAAAACTGTCGCAGCAACCACCAGTAAGGATGCTGAAATGGTAAAAAGAGTAGGACAGCGTATCGCGAATGCCGTTACCAAGTACATGAACGATCATGGTGCCGGTTCTCAGATTGCCAACTACAAATGGGAATTCAACCTGGTAGATAGTAAGGAAGTGAACGCCTGGTGTATGCCGGGTGGTAAAGTAGTGGTGTATACAGGTCTGCTGCCTGTTACACAGAATGAAACGGCGCTTGCCTGCGTAATGGGACATGAAATTGCGCACGCTATCGCACGTCATGGTAACGAGCGTATGAGCCAGCAGGTAGTGGCACAGGGAATCCAGGTAGCTGGTTCCGTAGCCCTGAACCGTAACCCTGCTGCACAGAATATCTTCCTGCAGTCTTTTGGTGTAGGCGGTAACCTGGGTATGCTCGCATATTCCCGTAAAAATGAGCTGGAAGCTGACCACCTGGGTGTGATCTTCATGGCAATGGCGGGTTATAATCCACAGGAATCAATTCCTTTCTGGCAACGTATGGCTTCTCAGAGCGGCGGTAACAAACCACCCGAAATTACCAGCACGCACCCGAGCGATGAACGTCGTGTAGCTGAATTACAGCGCCTTATGCCTGAAGCAATGAAGTATTATACACCGATCAAGTAA
- the prmA gene encoding 50S ribosomal protein L11 methyltransferase — protein sequence MAHIAITLTCTDELKDILVAVLAEKGFEGFEEQPGNILVAYIPAEDFNEADTNELTAGFGLTYTQERIEQTNWNAVWESNFQPVQVDDFCGIRASFHEPFDPQPQHEIMITPKMSFGTGHHATTYSVIKLMQDIDFRGKQVFDFGTGTGILAILACKMGASVIDAIDIDEWSVENTKENIASNNALPVKVWQADSLKNIRNSYNVVLANINRNILLEFMADMRRLLVRDGILLLSGILKEDETAILEAARQHALVLETQLEKNNWLAMKLLAR from the coding sequence ATGGCACATATCGCAATCACCCTGACCTGTACCGATGAATTGAAAGACATACTGGTAGCAGTGTTAGCAGAAAAGGGTTTTGAAGGTTTTGAGGAACAGCCGGGCAATATCCTGGTGGCTTATATACCTGCAGAAGATTTTAATGAAGCAGATACAAACGAGCTCACGGCAGGTTTCGGCTTAACATATACGCAGGAACGCATAGAACAGACGAACTGGAATGCTGTATGGGAGAGTAATTTTCAACCGGTACAGGTAGACGATTTCTGTGGTATCAGGGCGTCTTTTCATGAGCCGTTTGATCCGCAGCCACAGCACGAGATAATGATCACGCCGAAGATGTCATTCGGAACGGGGCATCACGCAACGACTTATTCTGTCATTAAGCTGATGCAGGATATCGATTTCAGGGGCAAGCAGGTATTCGACTTTGGTACAGGTACAGGCATCCTGGCTATTCTGGCCTGTAAGATGGGTGCTTCTGTGATCGATGCGATTGATATAGACGAATGGTCTGTGGAAAACACAAAGGAGAATATTGCCAGCAATAATGCATTACCGGTGAAGGTATGGCAGGCTGACAGTCTGAAGAATATCAGGAACAGTTATAATGTGGTGCTTGCTAACATCAACCGCAATATTTTGCTGGAATTTATGGCTGATATGCGCCGTCTGCTGGTAAGAGACGGGATTTTATTACTCAGTGGAATACTGAAAGAAGACGAGACTGCTATCCTGGAAGCAGCAAGACAGCATGCACTGGTGCTGGAAACGCAGCTGGAAAAGAATAATTGGCTGGCAATGAAATTATTAGCACGATAG
- the hemB gene encoding porphobilinogen synthase — MIRRNRILRTSPAIRAMVAETILTPSDFIAPLFIVEGENVKEEISSMPGYFRYSLDLTVKEVKELWSMGIKSVLLFIKCADELKDNKGTEAVNPQGLMQRAIRAIKDAVPEIVVMTDVALDPYSSFGHDGIVENGEIVNDATVEVLSRMSLSHAEAGADFVAPSDKMDGRILSIRSMLEQHSFHKVGIMAYSAKYASCLYGPFRDALDSAPGFGDKKTYQLDYANSTQALKETLMDVQEGADIVMVKPALYYLDVIKKIKDEVNVPVSAYHVSGEYAMIKAAAKMGWLNEEKAIIEALTSIKRAGADLIATYFAKDAVRLL; from the coding sequence ATGATACGCAGAAACAGGATATTGAGAACATCTCCCGCCATCCGTGCGATGGTTGCGGAAACGATACTGACGCCCAGCGATTTTATTGCACCGTTGTTCATTGTAGAAGGAGAAAATGTGAAAGAAGAAATTTCTTCTATGCCCGGCTATTTCCGTTATTCACTGGACCTGACAGTGAAAGAAGTGAAAGAGCTCTGGAGCATGGGTATCAAAAGTGTACTGCTCTTTATCAAATGCGCAGATGAACTGAAAGATAATAAAGGTACAGAAGCGGTTAATCCACAAGGTCTGATGCAACGCGCTATCAGAGCGATCAAGGATGCCGTTCCTGAAATAGTGGTAATGACTGACGTAGCGCTGGATCCTTACTCTTCCTTTGGTCATGATGGTATCGTGGAAAACGGAGAGATTGTGAATGACGCTACGGTAGAAGTACTGTCCCGCATGAGCCTCAGCCATGCAGAAGCAGGTGCTGATTTTGTCGCGCCAAGTGATAAAATGGATGGTCGTATCCTTTCCATCCGTAGTATGCTGGAACAACATAGCTTCCATAAGGTAGGTATCATGGCATATAGCGCGAAATACGCTTCCTGCCTGTATGGTCCTTTCCGCGATGCCCTGGATTCAGCTCCGGGCTTCGGCGATAAAAAGACCTATCAGCTGGATTATGCCAATTCCACCCAGGCACTGAAAGAAACCCTGATGGATGTACAGGAAGGCGCTGATATTGTGATGGTAAAACCAGCACTGTACTATCTGGATGTGATTAAAAAGATCAAAGACGAGGTAAATGTACCGGTGAGCGCTTACCATGTAAGCGGAGAATACGCTATGATCAAAGCAGCCGCAAAAATGGGCTGGCTGAATGAAGAAAAAGCTATTATTGAGGCGTTGACCAGCATCAAACGTGCAGGCGCCGATCTGATCGCGACCTATTTCGCAAAAGACGCGGTGCGATTATTGTAA
- a CDS encoding O-methyltransferase, with translation MGLQWELAKKYLHYYFTAGNRHDVHSPFVFDLVEKVLRDRKKPPVFREIEQMRKSLLASTETLQVTDLGAGSLTNAGRERKVSDITRHAAKPAKFGQLFYRLIQYFQPEYLLELGTSMGMSTSYMAKAAPGATVHTIEGCPNIAARAAKNFASLQLSNIKQHTGNFDTVLPALLKEMPRLDYVYIDGNHRSAPTLAYFEQCLEKVHDDSLFIFDDIHWTPDMESAWHTIQQHPRVTFTIDLFFIGLVFFKPEMKIKQHFVLKY, from the coding sequence TTGGGCCTCCAGTGGGAATTAGCTAAAAAGTACCTGCATTATTACTTTACCGCAGGCAACCGTCATGATGTACATTCTCCATTTGTATTTGACCTGGTAGAAAAGGTGTTACGCGACAGGAAGAAACCGCCTGTGTTCCGCGAAATAGAGCAAATGAGAAAATCCCTGCTGGCCAGTACGGAAACATTACAGGTAACCGACCTCGGAGCCGGTTCTCTTACCAATGCAGGCCGTGAGCGTAAAGTAAGCGATATTACCCGCCATGCCGCCAAACCGGCTAAATTTGGTCAGCTGTTCTATCGCCTGATACAGTACTTCCAGCCGGAATACCTGCTTGAATTAGGTACTTCTATGGGGATGTCTACTTCCTATATGGCCAAGGCAGCACCTGGCGCAACCGTACATACGATTGAAGGTTGTCCGAATATCGCCGCCCGTGCAGCTAAAAACTTTGCCTCCTTACAGCTCAGTAATATTAAACAGCATACGGGTAATTTTGATACCGTATTGCCTGCATTGTTGAAAGAAATGCCCAGACTAGACTATGTCTATATTGATGGTAACCATCGTTCCGCACCAACCCTGGCATACTTCGAACAATGCCTGGAGAAAGTACACGATGATTCTCTGTTTATCTTTGATGATATTCACTGGACGCCGGATATGGAAAGTGCATGGCATACCATTCAGCAGCATCCGAGAGTGACCTTTACCATCGATCTGTTCTTTATCGGACTGGTGTTTTTCAAACCGGAAATGAAGATCAAACAGCACTTTGTATTGAAGTATTAA
- a CDS encoding glycosyltransferase family 2 protein, producing the protein MINNKKIVVVLPAYNAALTLEKTYNEIPFDIVDEVVLVDDASRDETVAVGKQLGISHIVRHDNNKGYGGNQKSCYNKARELGADIVIMLHPDYQYTPKLIIAMSSIIANDVYPVVLGSRILGNGALRGGMPVYKYVANRFLTLAQNLLIGQKLSEYHTGYRAFSGEVLKNIDYMANDDDFIFDNEMLSQIFMKGYEIGEVTCPTKYFEEASSINFKRSSIYGFGVLRVSMQHCLHRWGWIKAKIYN; encoded by the coding sequence ATGATAAATAATAAAAAGATAGTGGTTGTATTGCCTGCCTACAACGCCGCTTTGACACTAGAGAAAACCTACAATGAAATTCCTTTTGACATTGTTGATGAAGTCGTATTGGTTGATGATGCCAGTAGGGATGAAACAGTTGCTGTAGGAAAGCAACTGGGAATCAGTCACATTGTGCGCCACGACAACAACAAAGGTTATGGAGGAAACCAGAAATCCTGTTATAACAAGGCCCGGGAACTCGGAGCAGACATTGTCATTATGTTGCACCCGGATTATCAGTACACACCTAAGCTGATTATTGCCATGAGTAGTATTATTGCAAATGATGTGTACCCTGTCGTGCTTGGTTCACGTATTTTGGGAAATGGTGCACTCAGAGGAGGGATGCCTGTCTATAAGTACGTGGCAAACCGCTTCCTCACATTAGCCCAGAACCTGCTGATCGGACAAAAGCTCAGTGAATACCACACCGGATACCGTGCATTTTCGGGAGAAGTCTTGAAAAACATCGATTATATGGCCAATGACGATGATTTCATCTTCGATAATGAGATGTTATCTCAGATTTTTATGAAAGGTTATGAAATAGGTGAAGTAACTTGCCCCACCAAATACTTTGAGGAAGCCTCAAGTATTAATTTCAAACGCAGCAGTATCTACGGATTCGGAGTATTGAGGGTCAGTATGCAGCATTGCCTGCATCGGTGGGGGTGGATCAAAGCGAAAATATATAACTGA
- a CDS encoding NIPSNAP family protein, producing the protein MKTTHISLNAFHAMAFGLLLLLLPSLSQATCTAPPKKEYYSILIYHLKDAAQEARMDAYLKDALLPALHKAGAAHVGVFKPVGNDTAADRRIYVFFPGNSTETLLHMPATLLQNSAYLAAGKDFIDAAWDQPTFVRQETIILQAFPGMPKMALPALTGAKSERIYELRSYESPSDKLYRNKVDMFNKGDEVGIFKRLGFNAVFYADVLSGSRMPNLMYLTTFDNKASRDEHWKAFSSDAQWKTLLAKPEYAHNVSRSEIIFLYPVEYSDI; encoded by the coding sequence GTGAAAACAACACATATATCGTTGAATGCCTTTCATGCCATGGCTTTCGGTCTGCTGCTTTTATTGCTGCCCTCTTTATCACAGGCTACGTGTACTGCACCTCCGAAAAAAGAATATTACAGCATACTTATCTATCATCTGAAAGATGCCGCACAGGAAGCACGTATGGACGCTTATCTGAAGGATGCACTGCTGCCTGCTTTACACAAGGCAGGAGCCGCACATGTAGGCGTATTTAAGCCTGTAGGAAACGATACGGCGGCTGATCGCAGGATCTATGTATTTTTCCCGGGCAATTCGACAGAAACCCTGTTACATATGCCGGCTACCCTATTACAGAACAGTGCTTATCTGGCTGCAGGAAAAGACTTCATTGACGCAGCATGGGATCAGCCTACATTCGTACGCCAGGAAACGATTATCCTGCAGGCATTTCCAGGAATGCCGAAAATGGCTTTACCTGCATTGACGGGCGCCAAAAGTGAACGTATATACGAATTACGCAGTTATGAGAGTCCGTCGGATAAATTATACCGTAATAAGGTAGATATGTTTAACAAAGGTGACGAAGTAGGGATCTTCAAAAGACTGGGTTTTAATGCGGTATTCTATGCAGATGTATTAAGTGGCAGTCGTATGCCTAATCTTATGTACCTGACTACTTTTGATAACAAGGCATCAAGAGATGAACACTGGAAAGCTTTCAGTAGCGATGCACAATGGAAAACATTGCTGGCAAAACCGGAGTATGCACATAATGTGAGCAGGTCAGAGATTATTTTTCTGTACCCTGTGGAATACTCTGATATCTGA
- a CDS encoding dienelactone hydrolase family protein produces the protein MKTFRALALLLFTYLSSMAQTTPDYSAFSYETFVHNGDTLRYRMLKPLNYESQKAYPLVMFLHGSGERGTDNAAQLLHGGSLFLKDSLRQQFPTFVIFPQCPPDSMWASMKVKRDASGKAIERSFSDGTDPEATPGLLVKLLTDSLVKAGKVDSRRLYLGGLSLGGIGTYDILARYPGMWAAAFPICGIGNVDNAVKFRKVPMWIFHGAEDNVVPTFGSKNYYEALKKLKADVKYTEYPGVGHNSWDNAFAEPNLLPWIFSHKK, from the coding sequence ATGAAAACATTCCGTGCCCTAGCGCTCTTATTGTTCACCTATCTCTCTTCTATGGCTCAGACTACCCCCGACTACAGTGCATTCAGTTATGAAACTTTTGTACACAACGGGGATACCCTGCGCTACCGGATGCTGAAACCATTGAATTATGAATCACAGAAAGCTTATCCGCTTGTGATGTTTCTGCATGGTTCCGGAGAAAGAGGGACTGATAATGCCGCACAGCTCCTGCATGGTGGCAGTCTTTTCCTGAAAGATTCGCTGCGTCAGCAGTTCCCGACTTTTGTGATCTTCCCGCAATGTCCGCCGGATTCCATGTGGGCAAGTATGAAGGTAAAACGTGATGCAAGCGGTAAAGCAATTGAACGGTCCTTTTCCGACGGAACAGATCCGGAGGCAACACCAGGACTGCTGGTGAAATTACTGACGGATAGTCTGGTAAAAGCCGGAAAGGTAGACAGCCGGAGATTGTACCTGGGTGGATTATCACTTGGGGGAATAGGAACATATGATATACTGGCACGCTATCCTGGTATGTGGGCGGCTGCATTCCCGATCTGTGGTATCGGTAATGTGGATAACGCGGTTAAATTCAGAAAAGTACCGATGTGGATCTTCCATGGGGCGGAGGACAATGTCGTACCTACTTTCGGATCAAAGAATTATTATGAGGCCCTGAAGAAACTGAAAGCGGATGTGAAGTATACGGAGTATCCGGGTGTTGGGCACAACAGCTGGGACAATGCGTTTGCAGAACCGAATCTGCTGCCCTGGATATTCTCCCATAAGAAATAA
- a CDS encoding hydrogen peroxide-inducible genes activator has translation MTTVQLEYIVAVDTYRSFVLAAEKCFVTQPTLSMQIQKLEDELGVKIFDRSKLPVIPTEIGVEIVTQARIILKENGKIKEIIGEHKKEVQGILRVGIIPTLAPYLLPRILTGFMKKYPKVKLEIWEYPTEQIIQQLKQEQLDCGLLATPLHNPNLEEQPLFYESFVVYAAKNNSLFERKYIKPEDIDVKEVWLLNEGHCMRNQVLNICRDKFTMGEYKNLEYNTGSVETLKRMVDLNAGYTILPELSLQDMSARQMNMVRYFKAPEPVREISIVTHRFFIKQALIAAFKKEILAHVPDKMKIQKNKQVVDIALEK, from the coding sequence ATGACCACAGTTCAACTAGAATATATCGTTGCGGTTGATACCTATAGAAGCTTTGTGCTCGCAGCCGAAAAATGCTTCGTTACACAACCCACACTCAGTATGCAGATCCAGAAACTGGAAGACGAGCTGGGGGTCAAGATCTTCGACAGGAGTAAACTGCCTGTGATCCCTACTGAGATAGGCGTGGAAATCGTCACCCAGGCGCGTATCATCCTGAAAGAAAACGGGAAGATCAAAGAGATCATCGGAGAACATAAAAAGGAAGTTCAGGGCATTCTGCGTGTAGGCATTATTCCTACCCTGGCACCCTATCTCCTGCCACGTATCCTGACCGGTTTTATGAAGAAGTATCCTAAGGTAAAACTGGAGATATGGGAATATCCGACAGAACAGATCATACAGCAACTCAAACAGGAACAGCTGGATTGCGGTCTGCTGGCTACCCCCCTCCATAACCCGAACCTGGAAGAACAACCTTTATTCTACGAATCATTCGTGGTATATGCTGCCAAAAACAACAGCCTGTTCGAAAGGAAGTATATCAAACCGGAAGATATTGATGTAAAAGAAGTGTGGTTACTGAATGAAGGCCACTGTATGCGGAACCAGGTGCTGAACATCTGCCGGGATAAATTCACCATGGGAGAATATAAAAACCTGGAGTATAACACGGGTAGCGTAGAGACCCTGAAAAGAATGGTGGACCTGAACGCAGGATATACCATTTTACCGGAATTATCCCTGCAGGATATGTCGGCCCGCCAGATGAATATGGTTCGGTATTTTAAGGCTCCTGAGCCTGTGAGGGAGATAAGTATAGTTACACACCGTTTCTTCATTAAACAGGCGCTAATAGCCGCCTTTAAGAAGGAAATACTGGCCCATGTACCTGACAAGATGAAGATCCAGAAAAACAAACAGGTAGTGGATATTGCCCTGGAGAAATAA
- the hemF gene encoding oxygen-dependent coproporphyrinogen oxidase: MNIKDNFISLIHRLQDEICTALENIDGKASFREDRWERPGGGGGKSRVIADGNVFEKGGVNTSVVHGELPELMAKQFGVGQAQFMACGISLVIHPVNPFVPTVHANFRYFELYDDNGTLKDSWFGGGADLTPYYLDEQDGIHFHQTFKNACDPFGTELYPLFKKHCDEYFINKHRNNEARGIGGIFYDYQRPGEKMNAEQLFNFAKANGEAFIQAYLPIVEKTKDIPYTDAQKDWQEYRRGRYVEFNLIHDRGTLFGLKTNGRTESILMSLPPRARWEYDYHPAEGSPEAQLVEFLKPREWAV; encoded by the coding sequence ATGAACATTAAAGACAACTTTATTTCCCTTATTCACCGCCTGCAGGACGAGATCTGCACAGCGCTGGAAAATATAGATGGTAAAGCCAGTTTTCGTGAAGACCGTTGGGAACGTCCTGGTGGCGGTGGTGGTAAATCACGCGTGATTGCAGATGGCAACGTATTCGAAAAAGGCGGTGTCAATACCTCTGTTGTACATGGAGAATTGCCCGAACTGATGGCTAAACAGTTTGGTGTAGGCCAGGCTCAGTTCATGGCCTGTGGTATTTCCCTGGTTATTCACCCGGTGAATCCTTTTGTACCGACTGTACACGCCAATTTCCGCTATTTTGAACTGTATGACGATAACGGTACACTGAAAGATTCCTGGTTTGGCGGCGGGGCTGATCTGACGCCTTACTACCTGGATGAACAGGATGGTATACATTTTCACCAGACATTCAAAAATGCCTGTGATCCTTTTGGTACGGAGCTGTATCCGCTGTTTAAAAAGCATTGTGACGAGTACTTTATCAACAAACACCGTAATAATGAAGCCCGCGGTATCGGCGGTATCTTCTACGACTATCAGCGTCCCGGTGAAAAGATGAATGCAGAACAGCTGTTCAACTTTGCCAAAGCCAATGGCGAAGCGTTTATACAGGCTTATCTGCCCATCGTGGAAAAGACGAAAGACATACCATATACAGATGCACAGAAAGACTGGCAGGAATACAGGCGTGGACGCTATGTAGAGTTCAACCTGATTCATGACAGAGGTACTTTGTTTGGTCTGAAAACCAACGGCCGTACGGAATCCATACTTATGAGTCTTCCGCCAAGAGCACGCTGGGAATACGATTACCACCCTGCTGAAGGTAGTCCGGAAGCACAACTGGTGGAATTCCTGAAACCCAGAGAGTGGGCCGTTTAA